A region from the Methylocella sp. genome encodes:
- a CDS encoding acylphosphatase has product MIDSRRAGSNEVPIGAEAQRIVRVTIGGLVQGVGYRAWTEDEAQKRGVQGWVRNRSNGDVEALFAGPAQAVEALCELCWRGPPLARVEKVEVEQAEAAAPAEQGAGPGFRQIATI; this is encoded by the coding sequence ATGATTGATTCGCGTCGCGCTGGTTCGAACGAGGTCCCGATTGGCGCCGAGGCGCAGCGCATTGTCCGCGTCACCATCGGCGGCCTGGTTCAGGGCGTCGGCTATCGCGCCTGGACGGAGGACGAGGCGCAAAAGCGCGGCGTCCAGGGCTGGGTGCGCAATCGCTCGAATGGCGATGTGGAAGCGCTTTTCGCCGGTCCGGCGCAAGCCGTCGAGGCGCTGTGCGAACTCTGCTGGCGCGGGCCTCCGCTTGCGCGGGTGGAAAAAGTCGAAGTCGAACAAGCGGAAGCCGCCGCGCCGGCGGAGCAGGGCGCTGGGCCGGGATTTCGCCAGATCGCCACGATCTGA
- a CDS encoding alpha/beta hydrolase, giving the protein MLRPDRFRGVIALSVPLTAHPPVPPTTFMPQNDDALFYFLYFQKPGVAEEELERDVRFTIRNLLFWASGDAGPRSGNNANPNPFGMVRRTGGLFASLPKPPSLPIWLTEADVDFYAGEFAKTGFRGGLNWYRNFDRNWELLSSLNGAKVTVPALYVTGDRDIVLDFPGMRQAVADLSHAVPMLRKTMVLPECGHWTQQERPEEVNAAMIDFLRRL; this is encoded by the coding sequence TTGTTGCGACCCGACCGCTTCCGCGGCGTTATCGCGTTAAGCGTGCCGTTGACGGCGCATCCGCCGGTGCCTCCAACCACTTTCATGCCTCAAAATGACGACGCTTTATTCTATTTCCTCTACTTCCAGAAGCCGGGTGTGGCTGAAGAGGAGCTCGAAAGGGATGTCCGCTTCACAATCCGCAATCTCCTCTTCTGGGCGTCGGGTGACGCAGGTCCCCGCAGCGGCAATAACGCTAATCCGAACCCGTTTGGTATGGTGCGCCGGACCGGTGGCTTGTTCGCCTCGCTGCCCAAGCCGCCTTCGCTGCCGATTTGGCTCACCGAAGCAGACGTGGATTTCTACGCAGGCGAGTTCGCCAAAACCGGCTTTCGCGGCGGTCTGAACTGGTACCGCAATTTCGACCGGAACTGGGAGCTTCTCTCATCGCTCAACGGAGCGAAAGTGACGGTTCCGGCCCTCTACGTTACCGGCGACCGCGATATCGTTCTCGACTTTCCGGGAATGAGGCAAGCGGTGGCCGATTTGTCACACGCTGTGCCGATGCTACGCAAGACGATGGTGCTTCCCGAGTGCGGGCACTGGACTCAGCAGGAAAGACCTGAGGAAGTTAATGCGGCCATGATCGATTTCTTGCGACGCCTTTAG
- a CDS encoding RluA family pseudouridine synthase: MSVETFQVSEDEEGMRLDRWFKRRIPSLSLSHLNKIVRTGQVRVDGARVKTATRLAQGQSVRVPPLKLDAPVEAAAPQISHEDQRALRDMILFEDGYLIVLNKPYGLAVQGGSGMTQHIDGMLASLPNERGDRPVLVHRLDRDTSGVLLVAKTRRIAADLGAIFRSRQAQKVYWALVEGVPKPAQGRISLYLAKGEGMGDNRPSGRDGAESRATLEKMRVAKHGDEDALHSVTYYTTVDTLAARLAWLSMKPITGRTHQLRAHAEAIGHSIIGDPKYGLKPKNDPRRNDPLRAIPDAVERKLHLLARRLILPHPRGGTLDVTAPLPPHMQHSFDLFGFDVKQYDPIEKAPE; encoded by the coding sequence GTGAGCGTAGAAACGTTTCAAGTTAGCGAAGATGAAGAGGGGATGCGTCTTGATCGCTGGTTCAAGCGGAGGATTCCCTCCCTCTCGCTGTCGCATTTGAACAAGATTGTCCGCACCGGACAGGTGCGCGTTGACGGCGCGCGCGTGAAAACCGCGACCCGGCTGGCGCAAGGTCAAAGCGTGCGCGTGCCGCCGCTGAAGCTTGACGCGCCCGTCGAGGCGGCCGCGCCGCAGATTTCGCATGAGGATCAGCGCGCGCTGCGCGACATGATCCTGTTCGAAGATGGCTACCTCATCGTGCTGAACAAGCCATACGGCCTCGCCGTGCAGGGCGGCTCGGGAATGACCCAGCATATCGACGGCATGCTCGCCTCGCTGCCCAATGAGCGCGGCGATCGACCGGTCCTGGTGCATCGCCTTGATCGCGATACGTCCGGCGTTTTGCTGGTCGCCAAAACGCGGCGGATCGCCGCCGATCTTGGCGCTATTTTCCGCTCGCGTCAGGCGCAGAAAGTCTATTGGGCCCTGGTCGAGGGCGTGCCCAAACCGGCGCAGGGACGGATTTCGCTTTATCTCGCCAAGGGCGAAGGCATGGGGGACAACCGCCCATCCGGGCGCGATGGCGCTGAGTCGCGCGCGACATTGGAAAAGATGCGCGTGGCGAAGCACGGCGACGAAGACGCCCTCCATTCAGTCACTTACTATACCACCGTCGATACATTGGCGGCCCGTCTCGCGTGGCTATCGATGAAGCCAATCACCGGACGCACGCATCAATTACGCGCTCATGCCGAGGCGATCGGCCATTCGATCATCGGCGATCCCAAATATGGCCTGAAGCCAAAGAACGATCCGCGCCGCAACGATCCGTTGCGCGCCATTCCCGATGCGGTCGAACGCAAACTGCATCTTCTTGCGCGCCGCCTCATCCTGCCGCATCCACGCGGAGGAACGCTCGATGTCACGGCGCCTTTGCCGCCGCATATGCAGCATTCGTTCGATTTGTTCGGCTTCGACGTGAAGCAATATGATCCGATAGAGAAAGCCCCCGAGTGA
- the panC gene encoding pantoate--beta-alanine ligase, producing the protein MTAEGGGRIKILRDAAGLRAQVAAWRACGETIALTPTMGALHAGHVSLVALAKQRARRVVMSIFVNPTQFAANEDFGSYPRTFDADAAKFEAAEGDAIFAPRVEEIYPEGFATKLNIGGPAIAGLEDRFRLEHFTGVATIVAKLLNQCRPDVAIFGEKDYQQLQVIQRMVRDLDIDAKIMSAPTIRESDGLALSSRNVYLSPEERKAAPRLYAALARCAAEIREGLSIEAGLETARASVKSAGFLIDYIEARHAESLRPISSRDDGPIRLLAAVKIGKTRLIDNIAV; encoded by the coding sequence ATGACGGCTGAAGGCGGGGGACGCATCAAGATTTTGCGAGACGCGGCAGGTCTGCGGGCGCAGGTCGCCGCGTGGCGCGCTTGCGGCGAAACCATCGCCCTGACGCCGACCATGGGCGCACTTCATGCAGGGCACGTCTCGCTGGTCGCTTTGGCGAAACAGCGGGCGCGCCGGGTGGTGATGTCGATTTTCGTCAATCCGACGCAATTTGCGGCGAATGAAGATTTTGGATCCTATCCGCGAACGTTCGACGCCGACGCCGCCAAATTTGAAGCGGCGGAGGGGGACGCAATTTTTGCGCCTCGCGTCGAGGAAATCTATCCGGAAGGATTCGCGACCAAATTGAACATCGGCGGACCGGCCATAGCCGGCCTTGAGGATCGCTTCAGGCTGGAGCATTTTACCGGCGTCGCGACAATCGTAGCAAAACTGCTCAACCAATGTCGCCCGGATGTCGCGATTTTCGGAGAGAAGGATTACCAACAGCTGCAAGTCATTCAGCGCATGGTCCGCGACCTCGATATTGACGCGAAAATCATGAGCGCCCCTACAATTCGCGAATCGGACGGCCTCGCTCTCTCCTCGCGCAATGTTTATTTGTCGCCCGAGGAGCGAAAAGCCGCGCCTCGCCTTTACGCCGCGCTCGCCCGCTGCGCCGCTGAGATTCGAGAGGGGCTATCGATCGAGGCTGGGCTGGAGACCGCGCGGGCCAGCGTCAAATCGGCCGGCTTCCTCATCGATTATATCGAGGCGCGCCATGCCGAAAGTTTGCGCCCCATATCGTCGCGCGACGATGGCCCGATCCGGCTCCTCGCCGCTGTGAAAATCGGCAAGACGCGGCTAATCGACAATATTGCGGTGTGA
- a CDS encoding NADP-dependent malic enzyme: MPGSITSDLASSALQYHRSPRPGKLEVQATKPLATQYDLALAYSPGVAAACLAIAADPSEAAELTARQNLVAVVTNGTAVLGLGNIGPLAAKPVMEGKAVLFKKFAGIDVFDIELAETDVDRLVDMVAALEPTFGGINLEDIKAPQCFEVERKLRERMSIPVFHDDQHGTAIIVGAAVLNAMELSGKSFQNAKIVASGAGAAALACLDFLVELGAKPENIFVSDIEGVVYKGRAALMNERMEIYARDTNARALADVMGGADIFLGLSAGGVLTPAMIQQMGERPLIMALANPTPEIEPEAAILARPDAMICTGRSDYPNQVNNVLCFPYIFRGALDVAASTINEAMKLAAVRAIAELAHEPPSDVVARAYGGQSRQFGKDSLIPSPFDPRLILRIAPAVARAAMATGVAKKPIVDFAAYEETLSRFVFRSGFIMKPLMQAAKANPKRVIYAEGEDERVLRAVQTIVEEGIAKPILVGRPEVIEARLERFGLSVRPGRDFELINPQDDPRYREYVATYLEQAGRRGVTPDAARTVVRTNSTVIAAIAVKRGDADAMLCGLDGRFKSRLTYIRDIIGLLPGATDFSAMSLMITNRGAFFLTDTHVRVDPADFEIAEMALMCARHVRRFGLEPKIALVSHSDFGSDDAPSALKMRRATEILRLRAPDLEVDGEMQADTALSQGIRDRVLPSSRLKGEANVLVMPNLDAANIAYTMTMIMANALPVGPILIGAAKPAHILMPSTTSRGIVNMTAVAVGEAQGEAEAAALNDAYVRAETTAAHC; this comes from the coding sequence ATGCCGGGCTCAATCACCTCGGATCTGGCGTCGAGCGCATTGCAATACCATCGTTCGCCCCGGCCAGGTAAGCTTGAGGTTCAGGCGACGAAACCGCTCGCGACGCAATATGATCTGGCGCTCGCCTATTCCCCCGGCGTCGCCGCAGCCTGCCTCGCCATCGCCGCCGATCCCAGCGAGGCGGCCGAATTGACCGCGCGCCAGAACCTCGTCGCGGTCGTGACCAATGGCACCGCCGTGCTTGGACTCGGCAATATTGGCCCCTTGGCCGCCAAACCGGTGATGGAGGGCAAGGCGGTCCTGTTCAAGAAATTCGCCGGCATCGACGTGTTCGACATCGAACTCGCGGAAACCGACGTCGATCGTCTGGTCGATATGGTGGCGGCGCTGGAGCCGACCTTCGGCGGCATCAATCTTGAGGACATCAAGGCCCCGCAGTGTTTCGAGGTCGAGCGCAAGCTGCGCGAGCGCATGTCGATCCCGGTCTTTCACGATGATCAGCACGGCACCGCCATCATCGTCGGCGCGGCAGTCCTCAACGCCATGGAGCTCTCCGGCAAGTCTTTCCAGAACGCCAAGATCGTGGCCTCGGGGGCTGGAGCCGCCGCTCTAGCCTGCCTTGATTTTCTGGTCGAACTCGGCGCCAAGCCAGAAAATATCTTCGTCTCCGATATCGAAGGCGTTGTGTATAAGGGCCGCGCCGCCTTGATGAACGAGCGCATGGAGATCTACGCCCGCGACACCAACGCGCGGGCGTTGGCAGACGTAATGGGCGGCGCCGATATCTTCCTTGGCCTCTCGGCCGGCGGCGTTCTGACGCCCGCCATGATCCAACAGATGGGAGAGCGGCCGCTGATCATGGCGCTCGCCAATCCGACGCCGGAGATCGAGCCCGAAGCCGCAATTCTGGCGCGGCCAGACGCGATGATCTGCACCGGGCGCTCGGACTATCCCAATCAGGTCAACAACGTTCTTTGTTTTCCCTATATTTTTCGCGGCGCCCTCGATGTCGCCGCCTCGACCATCAATGAGGCGATGAAGCTCGCCGCAGTCCGCGCCATCGCCGAATTGGCGCATGAACCGCCCTCCGACGTCGTCGCCAGGGCCTATGGCGGGCAGTCGCGCCAGTTCGGCAAAGACAGCCTAATCCCATCCCCGTTCGATCCGCGGTTGATTTTGCGCATCGCGCCCGCCGTCGCCCGCGCGGCGATGGCGACCGGGGTGGCGAAAAAGCCGATCGTCGATTTTGCCGCTTATGAAGAGACGCTGTCGCGTTTCGTGTTCCGCTCGGGCTTCATCATGAAGCCTTTGATGCAGGCCGCCAAAGCTAATCCCAAACGCGTCATTTATGCGGAAGGCGAGGACGAGCGCGTGCTGCGCGCGGTGCAAACCATCGTTGAGGAAGGCATCGCAAAGCCGATCCTCGTCGGTCGCCCGGAAGTCATTGAAGCGCGTCTCGAGCGCTTTGGCCTGTCGGTGCGGCCGGGACGCGATTTCGAACTGATCAATCCGCAGGACGATCCGCGCTATCGCGAATATGTCGCGACCTATCTCGAACAGGCCGGCCGCCGCGGGGTCACGCCCGACGCGGCGCGCACGGTCGTGCGCACCAATTCGACGGTGATTGCAGCGATCGCCGTCAAGCGTGGCGACGCCGACGCGATGTTGTGCGGCCTCGACGGACGCTTCAAATCCCGCCTGACCTATATCCGCGACATTATTGGGCTGCTTCCGGGCGCCACGGATTTTTCGGCGATGAGCCTGATGATCACCAACAGGGGCGCATTTTTCCTCACCGACACCCACGTCAGGGTCGACCCGGCCGATTTCGAGATCGCGGAAATGGCGCTGATGTGCGCGCGCCATGTCCGCCGCTTTGGCCTCGAGCCGAAGATCGCCCTCGTATCGCACTCGGATTTCGGCTCGGACGACGCCCCCTCCGCATTGAAAATGCGCCGCGCGACGGAAATCCTGCGCCTGCGCGCGCCCGATCTTGAGGTGGACGGCGAGATGCAGGCCGACACCGCCCTGTCGCAGGGGATCCGCGACCGCGTGCTGCCCTCTTCTCGATTGAAAGGCGAGGCGAATGTTCTCGTCATGCCCAACCTCGACGCCGCCAATATCGCCTACACTATGACCATGATCATGGCGAACGCCCTGCCCGTCGGACCAATCCTGATCGGGGCCGCCAAACCAGCTCATATTCTGATGCCCTCAACAACATCGCGCGGCATCGTCAACATGACGGCGGTCGCGGTTGGCGAAGCGCAGGGTGAGGCCGAAGCCGCCGCGTTGAATGACGCTTATGTGCGCGCCGAAACAACGGCGGCTCATTGT